The following are encoded together in the Luteolibacter rhizosphaerae genome:
- a CDS encoding cadherin domain-containing protein, producing the protein MELPVDFLERVAPDRGLQIDLPGGVSVAGSVFTRRHDAAGVSMIEGRITTPQPGRFFFVRQTFPGAAGSLVGHILFDSGDIHWKVEPSGPGGAPRLVETARDGLICANYSMPAAASAPEEAPAAHPTDIPIPAYQEILPLQSLPGAAGVIYLDFDGEQGPFLSWGDFDAASPNVTNAQVFTVWKMVCEDFQGFTLNITTDRKVFDEADPGSRQHVIITPTTTASPGSGGVAFVGSYNWVADVPCFAFYSTGKYGAEVISHEVGHTLGLSHDGRSVPPEDYYLGHGSGETGWAPIMGAGYYENLTQWSKGEYAGANRFQDDVAIILTNNHVGIRADEVGDDEENAGILEILADNSVTGEGIIATRHDVDAYRFRTSGGPIDLKVEPVDQNPNLDVMAELVDLATGNYIASSHPDLELAAGIQMELPAGEYLLEISGTGRGNPLLDGYTDYGSMGTYFISGSIVGGLKPERFTIAENSATGTLLGSVAARGDHGSAALVWSILSAPGGFTIDPATGALSVADTSLLDFEALSTRWDDPATVELLVRISDQEDSDRDETIRVVITLTDLNDPPAIAPGALVVLERTRPGTPLLTVESSDPDHFDLPAYEIIAGNEAGWFAIDRDSGVISASSDGVGEVEGSALVELQVQVSDRGSPPLSSSATVSLTVIGVSDGHRPGGLTRTCYEGIEGYAVADLTAAAKWPDQPDNQELLPDFDGGTHGDNYGSVLGGYFIPPVSGSYRFWIASDGASELWLDSSPEQAGANLIASVGSSTDPRFWIDTAPFRSSPVSLAAGQAYFISALHKESVGADHVSVAFMGPGMPKQLLRGIYLAPKLQNYAPQILSQELAIGEDAYAGQKLGIVEVRDLNDADTHSGFVITAGNEEGAFAIDPASGEIHVASRGILDSLSRPSYTLTIEVTDDGSPVLTGAGEITVTVHPAGFMADDGLKQQLWHGVEGTSVAGLTEGNANYPYLPDETRTLVSFDSGPNTGDNYGSRIRALLTPAVTGYYTFHLSSNDQAKLKLGSDATAATAVQVASVSGWTNYGQWTKYASQTSDPVLLEAGSRYYIETLHKESLGADHLQVAWTGPGIASPTVILGDFLTPYDINEAPVFGGTYSFSLVEGAVTGTVIGTVHAGDPEGEQAIHEILFGNLSGAFAIDPSSGVITVSNPAALTIGQHLLTIGAQDGGLNSAYPLRSAQVSVSITVLSDNLPPQFPSSTYSDFGTQDLGYAAFFTASDPNADDLLVYEKVSGPAWLVVESDGSVHGLPTNANVGTNVFVLRVVDPEGLSDEIELTIEVANINDPPFFIELPIVLPLASENQPFAAFLGGAAGDVDSGDQLGFSKQSGPEWLQVGADGGLSGTPGDGDAGANEFVIRVTDLQGAYADATLVITVAPVNDPPVFTSPLIEGHVATEDLPFAGSLALFVADPDAGDIHFFEKLAGPDWLEVAADGTFIGTPTNADVGPNLFVVRVVDSGGASAEATLLIGVENVNDAPVFANNPIAGIAARESLPYIADPLLATDEDAGDSLVYSKEDGPEWLQVATDGGISGIPPAGSAGMHAFIVRATDLAGLHAEASLLIEVLADGMPLPWDVSAVGSQEDGSGAASGQGEFVVTGSGHLSGREDSFQFVWQTLSGDGSVTARLVSLEGGSLSRAGVMIRDSLASNSRHVFLGLSGEGAFRWIRRTNYNGNSSANTSGTATLPHAWVRLHRQGNTITAFKSPDGLSWVQIGSLNAALPETCYFGLAVSSGSETAVSEARFSNVTLDP; encoded by the coding sequence GTGGAGCTCCCGGTGGACTTTCTGGAGCGCGTCGCTCCGGATCGCGGCTTGCAAATCGATCTGCCTGGCGGTGTTTCAGTCGCGGGTTCCGTCTTCACGCGCCGTCATGATGCCGCAGGCGTTTCCATGATCGAGGGGCGCATCACCACGCCGCAGCCGGGCCGCTTCTTCTTTGTCCGTCAGACCTTTCCCGGCGCTGCGGGTTCATTGGTCGGCCACATCCTTTTCGATAGCGGGGATATCCATTGGAAGGTCGAGCCGTCCGGTCCGGGCGGGGCTCCTCGCCTGGTCGAGACTGCCCGGGATGGGCTGATCTGCGCGAATTACAGCATGCCCGCTGCGGCTTCCGCACCGGAGGAAGCGCCCGCGGCGCACCCCACGGACATTCCGATTCCCGCCTACCAGGAGATCCTCCCGCTCCAGAGCCTGCCGGGTGCGGCCGGAGTCATCTATCTGGATTTCGATGGCGAGCAGGGGCCGTTTCTATCCTGGGGGGATTTCGATGCAGCCTCGCCGAACGTGACCAATGCGCAGGTCTTCACGGTGTGGAAGATGGTGTGCGAAGACTTCCAGGGTTTCACCCTGAACATCACGACGGATCGGAAAGTCTTCGACGAGGCGGACCCTGGTAGCCGCCAGCACGTCATCATTACTCCCACCACCACCGCTTCCCCCGGGTCCGGTGGCGTTGCCTTCGTCGGCTCCTACAATTGGGTGGCGGATGTTCCCTGCTTCGCCTTCTACAGCACCGGCAAGTATGGTGCGGAGGTGATCTCGCACGAGGTCGGCCACACCCTCGGTCTCAGCCATGATGGTCGCTCCGTGCCACCCGAAGACTACTACCTCGGCCACGGCTCGGGGGAGACCGGTTGGGCTCCGATCATGGGCGCGGGTTACTACGAGAACCTCACGCAATGGTCGAAGGGTGAGTATGCCGGGGCCAATCGCTTTCAGGATGATGTCGCGATTATCCTCACCAATAACCATGTCGGGATCCGTGCCGACGAGGTCGGCGATGATGAGGAAAATGCGGGGATCTTGGAGATCCTGGCCGACAACAGCGTGACAGGGGAGGGGATCATCGCCACCCGTCACGATGTGGATGCCTACCGCTTCCGCACCAGCGGCGGCCCCATCGATCTGAAGGTGGAGCCCGTGGACCAGAATCCGAATCTGGATGTCATGGCAGAGCTCGTGGATCTCGCCACGGGGAACTACATCGCTAGCTCGCATCCCGATCTTGAACTGGCTGCCGGTATCCAGATGGAGCTGCCCGCCGGTGAATATCTGCTGGAGATCAGCGGCACCGGTCGCGGCAATCCCTTGCTCGACGGCTATACCGACTACGGGTCGATGGGTACCTACTTCATCTCCGGTAGCATCGTGGGAGGGCTCAAGCCCGAACGCTTTACGATCGCGGAGAACAGTGCAACGGGCACTTTGTTAGGCTCCGTGGCCGCACGCGGCGATCACGGCTCCGCCGCCTTGGTCTGGAGCATCCTGTCGGCACCCGGTGGCTTCACCATCGATCCCGCCACCGGTGCGCTCAGTGTGGCGGATACATCGCTGCTGGACTTCGAGGCGCTTTCCACGCGCTGGGATGATCCGGCCACCGTCGAGCTTCTGGTCCGTATCTCGGATCAGGAGGACTCCGATCGGGATGAGACGATCCGTGTGGTGATCACGCTTACGGACCTGAACGATCCGCCCGCGATTGCTCCCGGCGCGCTGGTGGTTCTGGAGCGCACGCGACCCGGCACTCCTTTGCTGACCGTAGAGTCATCCGATCCCGATCACTTCGATCTTCCTGCCTACGAGATCATCGCGGGAAATGAAGCCGGATGGTTCGCTATTGATCGCGATAGCGGCGTGATCTCGGCAAGCAGCGATGGTGTCGGTGAGGTGGAGGGATCCGCTCTCGTCGAGCTTCAGGTTCAAGTCAGCGATCGCGGCTCACCCCCTCTTTCCTCAAGCGCTACGGTGAGCCTCACTGTCATCGGGGTTTCCGACGGGCATCGCCCCGGGGGACTGACTCGCACCTGCTACGAGGGCATCGAGGGCTATGCCGTGGCGGATCTAACTGCAGCGGCCAAGTGGCCGGATCAACCGGACAATCAGGAGTTGCTCCCGGACTTCGATGGCGGCACGCATGGTGACAACTACGGAAGTGTCCTCGGTGGCTACTTCATCCCTCCGGTGAGCGGGAGCTACCGCTTCTGGATCGCCTCCGACGGTGCCTCCGAGCTTTGGCTGGATTCCTCGCCGGAGCAGGCGGGAGCCAACCTGATCGCTTCGGTGGGTAGTTCCACCGATCCCCGCTTCTGGATCGATACCGCACCCTTCCGTTCGAGCCCGGTTTCTCTTGCCGCGGGGCAGGCCTATTTCATTAGCGCCCTCCACAAGGAATCGGTGGGAGCGGATCATGTATCGGTGGCGTTTATGGGACCGGGAATGCCCAAGCAATTACTCCGCGGCATTTATCTTGCGCCCAAGTTGCAGAACTACGCGCCGCAGATTCTCTCGCAGGAGCTCGCCATCGGTGAAGATGCCTATGCCGGGCAGAAGCTCGGCATCGTGGAGGTCCGGGACTTGAACGATGCCGACACGCATTCCGGCTTTGTCATCACGGCAGGCAATGAGGAGGGAGCCTTCGCCATTGATCCGGCAAGCGGTGAGATCCATGTCGCATCGCGCGGTATTCTCGACTCCTTGTCCCGGCCATCCTACACGCTCACGATCGAGGTGACGGACGATGGCTCTCCGGTCCTGACCGGTGCCGGCGAGATCACGGTTACCGTGCACCCCGCGGGATTCATGGCGGACGACGGGCTGAAGCAGCAACTTTGGCATGGGGTGGAAGGGACGAGTGTCGCAGGCCTCACCGAAGGCAACGCGAACTACCCGTATCTGCCTGACGAGACCCGTACCTTGGTGTCTTTCGATAGCGGACCAAATACCGGCGATAACTATGGCTCCCGGATCCGGGCTCTTCTCACTCCGGCCGTTACCGGCTATTACACCTTCCACCTGTCATCCAATGATCAAGCGAAGCTGAAGCTGGGTTCGGATGCCACCGCCGCTACCGCGGTGCAGGTCGCCAGCGTCAGCGGTTGGACGAACTACGGACAGTGGACCAAGTATGCCTCGCAGACTTCGGATCCGGTGCTTCTTGAAGCGGGCAGCCGCTATTACATTGAGACGCTTCACAAGGAGAGCTTGGGCGCCGATCACCTTCAGGTGGCGTGGACCGGGCCTGGCATTGCTTCTCCCACCGTCATTCTCGGAGACTTCCTCACTCCCTACGACATCAACGAAGCTCCGGTCTTCGGCGGCACTTACTCCTTCTCCTTGGTTGAGGGCGCAGTCACGGGAACGGTGATTGGGACGGTGCATGCGGGCGACCCCGAGGGAGAACAGGCCATCCACGAGATCCTCTTCGGCAATCTTTCCGGAGCTTTTGCCATCGATCCTTCCAGCGGGGTCATCACTGTATCCAATCCGGCGGCGCTCACCATCGGCCAGCATCTGCTTACGATCGGCGCGCAGGACGGGGGCTTGAACAGCGCTTATCCCCTCCGATCAGCTCAAGTCAGCGTGTCGATCACGGTCTTGAGCGATAACCTCCCGCCGCAGTTCCCGTCCTCCACTTATTCGGATTTCGGCACCCAGGATCTCGGCTATGCGGCCTTCTTCACGGCAAGCGACCCGAATGCGGACGACCTGCTCGTGTATGAGAAGGTCTCCGGACCTGCTTGGTTGGTGGTGGAGAGCGATGGCTCGGTTCACGGGCTTCCGACCAATGCGAACGTGGGAACGAATGTCTTTGTCCTGCGGGTCGTCGATCCCGAGGGTCTCAGCGATGAGATCGAGCTGACCATTGAGGTGGCGAACATCAATGATCCGCCTTTCTTCATCGAGCTTCCCATCGTCCTTCCGCTGGCGAGCGAGAATCAGCCCTTCGCTGCTTTCCTGGGCGGGGCCGCGGGGGATGTGGATTCAGGTGATCAACTCGGCTTCAGCAAACAGTCCGGACCTGAATGGCTTCAAGTCGGGGCGGACGGCGGCTTGAGCGGCACACCCGGCGACGGGGATGCCGGTGCAAATGAATTCGTGATCCGGGTCACGGATCTCCAAGGTGCCTATGCAGATGCAACTCTCGTGATCACGGTGGCTCCGGTGAATGATCCTCCCGTCTTTACCTCACCGCTGATCGAAGGGCATGTCGCCACGGAAGACCTGCCTTTTGCGGGAAGCCTCGCGCTCTTCGTGGCGGACCCTGATGCCGGGGATATCCACTTCTTCGAGAAGCTGGCCGGGCCGGACTGGCTGGAAGTAGCCGCGGACGGGACTTTCATCGGAACTCCGACAAACGCCGACGTGGGTCCGAACCTCTTCGTCGTGCGGGTGGTCGATTCCGGCGGAGCATCAGCCGAAGCGACTTTGCTCATCGGGGTGGAGAACGTGAATGATGCTCCGGTATTCGCAAACAACCCGATCGCGGGCATCGCTGCGCGGGAATCTCTTCCCTACATCGCGGATCCCTTGCTCGCGACGGATGAGGACGCGGGCGACTCCTTGGTCTACTCGAAGGAAGACGGTCCCGAATGGCTGCAAGTGGCCACCGATGGAGGCATTTCGGGGATTCCTCCCGCAGGTTCGGCCGGGATGCATGCGTTCATCGTTCGTGCTACGGATCTTGCCGGCCTTCACGCGGAGGCATCGCTCCTGATCGAGGTCTTGGCGGATGGCATGCCGCTGCCTTGGGACGTCAGTGCTGTGGGTTCCCAAGAGGACGGCAGCGGCGCGGCGAGCGGTCAGGGCGAGTTCGTGGTCACGGGCTCCGGCCATCTGTCCGGTCGCGAGGATAGCTTCCAATTCGTCTGGCAGACCTTGAGCGGCGATGGCTCAGTCACCGCCCGGCTGGTCTCGTTGGAGGGTGGTTCTTTGTCCCGCGCCGGAGTGATGATCCGGGATAGTTTAGCTTCGAATTCCCGGCATGTCTTCCTGGGGCTCTCCGGTGAAGGAGCCTTCCGCTGGATCCGCCGGACCAACTACAATGGGAATTCCTCCGCGAACACCAGCGGGACCGCCACTCTGCCCCATGCATGGGTCCGCTTGCATCGCCAGGGGAACACCATCACGGCTTTCAAAAGTCCCGATGGACTCAGCTGGGTGCAGATCGGCAGCCTCAATGCCGCGCTGCCGGAAACCTGCTACTTCGGCCTCGCGGTGAGCAGCGGCTCCGAAACGGCAGTGAGCGAAGCCCGCTTCAGCAACGTGACTCTCGATCCTTGA
- a CDS encoding ABC transporter ATP-binding protein, with translation MTESAVEIEYLRKRYGSFEALAGVSLLAPKGSVFGLLGPNGAGKSTLVKSLLTIIRPTECRGTLLGKKIGDRATLAKVGYLPEHAKFPDYLTGRQVIAYSAGMAGVAGKIAKQRISRLLDLVGMGAWGDKRVGTYSKGMKQRVGLAQALVNEPEIVFLDEPTDGVDPEGRIEIRKIIEGMKAEGRTVFVNSHLLGEVEQVADQVAILSQGRMIRSGSISELTGAGKHYELRTSGPVPLAIREKLESAGMQVAGDRLTIPASDASEIQGVIDALRASGVIIRELKEARQSLEELFLSAVNSAREAVKGGAA, from the coding sequence ATGACGGAGTCGGCGGTGGAGATCGAATACCTGAGGAAACGGTACGGCAGCTTCGAGGCCTTGGCCGGTGTCTCGCTTTTGGCACCCAAGGGCAGCGTCTTCGGCCTCCTCGGCCCGAACGGCGCAGGCAAGAGCACCTTGGTGAAGTCTCTCCTCACCATCATCCGTCCCACCGAGTGTCGTGGGACCCTGCTTGGCAAGAAGATCGGCGACCGAGCCACCCTCGCCAAGGTCGGCTACCTTCCCGAACATGCGAAATTTCCCGATTACCTCACCGGTCGGCAGGTGATCGCCTACTCCGCAGGCATGGCGGGAGTGGCTGGCAAGATTGCGAAGCAGCGCATCTCCCGCCTGCTGGACCTGGTAGGCATGGGCGCCTGGGGCGACAAGCGCGTCGGCACCTACTCGAAAGGCATGAAGCAGCGCGTCGGCCTCGCCCAAGCCTTGGTCAACGAACCGGAGATCGTTTTCCTCGATGAGCCCACCGATGGTGTCGACCCCGAAGGCCGCATCGAGATCCGCAAGATCATCGAGGGCATGAAGGCCGAAGGACGTACCGTCTTCGTGAATAGCCACTTGCTCGGCGAGGTCGAGCAAGTCGCCGATCAGGTCGCCATTCTCTCGCAAGGCAGGATGATCCGTTCCGGTTCGATCAGTGAGCTCACGGGGGCGGGCAAGCACTATGAGCTTCGTACTTCAGGCCCTGTCCCGCTTGCCATCCGGGAGAAACTGGAGTCCGCGGGCATGCAGGTTGCTGGAGATCGGCTCACCATTCCCGCCTCGGACGCCTCCGAGATTCAGGGCGTCATCGATGCCCTCCGCGCTTCGGGTGTCATCATCCGCGAGTTGAAGGAAGCCCGGCAATCTCTTGAGGAACTCTTCCTCTCCGCCGTGAACAGCGCCCGCGAGGCAGTGAAGGGAGGTGCGGCATGA
- a CDS encoding ABC transporter permease, which produces MSALIAIFMDSFRLLQARRLFWITFGISMLVALAYASIGFNEKGMTMFFGWKEFENPILKSGSPEAAAFYVMIFTDWIVGLWLAWFALGLAVVSTAGIFPDFIADGSIGISLSKPVGRFRLFLLKFAGGLLFVALQVALFTLMVFLAIGWRVGEWNLTIFWAVPVVTFVFGLLYSVAVLVGIWTRSTLFALLSACGVWALSWLVHFTEQQFYTFAHTVPEAGISVDWSKGDVEETDKEGEKVDWVVKAHSTIETIGSPLPKTRDCTLYLKRLIKMEKRDSLLSGVTLGDLMTGTLPNRMQAGAQKKAEERHSAWYVFGTSAAFGACILGLAGWIFCRRDY; this is translated from the coding sequence ATGAGCGCCTTGATCGCCATTTTCATGGACTCCTTCCGCCTCCTCCAGGCGCGGCGTCTTTTCTGGATCACCTTCGGCATCTCGATGCTGGTCGCCTTGGCCTATGCTTCGATTGGTTTCAACGAGAAGGGCATGACCATGTTCTTCGGTTGGAAGGAATTCGAGAACCCCATCCTGAAGTCCGGCAGCCCGGAAGCCGCAGCCTTCTACGTGATGATCTTCACCGATTGGATCGTCGGCCTCTGGCTCGCGTGGTTTGCCCTGGGGTTGGCCGTGGTGTCCACCGCAGGCATCTTCCCGGACTTCATCGCGGATGGCTCGATCGGAATCTCGTTGTCCAAGCCCGTGGGCCGCTTCCGGCTTTTCCTGCTCAAGTTCGCTGGCGGTCTTCTGTTTGTCGCGCTTCAGGTCGCTCTCTTCACCCTCATGGTCTTCCTCGCCATCGGCTGGCGTGTGGGTGAATGGAATCTCACCATCTTCTGGGCGGTGCCGGTTGTCACCTTCGTCTTCGGCCTGCTTTATTCGGTGGCCGTCCTCGTCGGCATCTGGACGCGTTCCACCCTCTTCGCCCTGCTCTCCGCTTGCGGGGTCTGGGCCCTTTCGTGGCTGGTCCACTTTACCGAACAGCAGTTCTACACCTTCGCCCACACCGTGCCGGAGGCAGGGATCTCGGTCGATTGGTCGAAGGGCGATGTCGAGGAAACCGATAAGGAGGGCGAGAAGGTGGACTGGGTCGTGAAGGCTCACTCCACCATCGAGACCATCGGCAGTCCGCTTCCCAAGACCCGGGATTGCACGCTCTACCTGAAGCGTCTCATCAAGATGGAGAAACGGGATTCGCTCCTTTCCGGCGTCACCTTGGGCGATCTGATGACCGGTACCCTGCCAAACCGCATGCAAGCCGGCGCCCAGAAGAAGGCCGAGGAGCGCCACTCCGCGTGGTACGTCTTCGGCACTTCCGCCGCCTTCGGTGCCTGCATCCTCGGCCTGGCCGGTTGGATCTTCTGTCGCCGCGATTACTAG